One window of the Streptococcus parasanguinis ATCC 15912 genome contains the following:
- a CDS encoding RelA/SpoT family protein: protein MPKEENLTGDQVVALTKKYLSPEDVAFVQKALVYAVDCHSGQFRQSGEPYIIHPIQVAGILAKLKLDAVTVACGFLHDVVEDTDATLDDLEREFGHDVRVIVDGVTKLGKVKYKSHEEQLAENHRKMLMAMSQDIRVILVKLADRLHNMRTLKHLRKDKQERISRETMEIYAPLAHRLGISSVKWELEDLSFRYLNETEFYKISHMMKEKRREREELVEEVVHKIETYAGERHLHGKIYGRPKHIYSIYRKMQDKKKRFDEIYDLIAIRCILDTPSDVYAMLGYIHELWKPMPGRFKDYIANRKANGYQSIHTTVYGPKGPIEFQIRTKEMHEVAEYGVAAHWAYKKGIKGQVNSKESAIGMNWIKEMMELQDQSGDAKEFVENVKEDILAEEIYVFTPDGTVRSLPKDSGPIDFAYEIHTKVGEKAIGAKVNGRMVPLNTKLRTGDQVEIITNANSFGPSRDWLTLVKTSKARNKIRQFFKNQDKELSINRGRDLLMAQFHEHDLVANKFMDKKHMDKVLQKSSYKTEEALFAAIGFGEIGAITIFNRLTEDERREEERAKARAEAEELVKGGEVKVENKKDTLKVRHEGGVVIQGASGLLIRIAKCCNPVPGDEIVGYITKGRGVAIHRRDCMNLRAQDNYEQRLIDVEWEDNNTTKDYIAHIDIYGLNRAGLLNDVLQVLSNTAKMISTVNAQPTKDMKFANIHISFGIPNLSMLTTVVDKIKSVPEVYSVKRTNG from the coding sequence ATGCCGAAAGAAGAGAATTTAACAGGGGACCAAGTCGTTGCCCTTACAAAAAAATATTTATCACCTGAAGATGTTGCTTTTGTGCAAAAGGCATTGGTCTATGCGGTTGATTGCCATAGTGGGCAATTCCGTCAATCTGGCGAGCCTTATATCATTCATCCGATTCAAGTGGCAGGAATCCTTGCCAAGCTGAAGCTGGATGCTGTGACGGTCGCCTGTGGCTTTTTGCATGATGTCGTAGAAGATACGGATGCGACTTTAGATGATTTAGAGCGCGAATTTGGTCATGATGTGCGCGTGATTGTCGATGGGGTGACCAAGCTCGGGAAGGTCAAGTACAAGTCCCATGAAGAGCAGTTGGCGGAAAACCATCGCAAGATGCTCATGGCCATGTCTCAAGATATCCGTGTCATTTTGGTCAAATTGGCAGACCGCTTGCATAATATGCGTACTCTGAAGCATTTACGCAAGGATAAGCAAGAGCGCATTTCGCGTGAGACCATGGAAATCTATGCGCCACTAGCCCACCGTCTCGGGATTTCCAGCGTCAAGTGGGAGCTTGAGGATTTGTCTTTCCGTTATTTGAATGAGACAGAATTCTACAAGATTTCTCATATGATGAAGGAAAAACGTCGCGAGCGAGAAGAGTTGGTCGAAGAGGTTGTCCACAAGATCGAAACCTATGCTGGGGAACGCCATCTGCATGGGAAAATTTATGGTCGACCAAAGCATATCTATTCGATCTATCGCAAGATGCAGGATAAGAAGAAACGTTTTGATGAAATCTATGACTTGATTGCCATTCGCTGCATTCTGGATACTCCAAGTGATGTTTATGCCATGTTAGGCTACATCCATGAGCTCTGGAAGCCAATGCCGGGGCGTTTTAAGGACTATATTGCCAACAGGAAAGCCAATGGCTATCAGTCTATCCATACGACGGTCTATGGCCCTAAAGGACCGATTGAATTCCAGATCCGAACCAAGGAAATGCACGAGGTCGCTGAGTATGGGGTTGCGGCTCATTGGGCCTATAAAAAAGGTATCAAGGGTCAAGTCAACAGCAAGGAATCGGCTATTGGGATGAACTGGATCAAGGAGATGATGGAACTCCAAGACCAGTCAGGCGATGCCAAAGAATTTGTTGAAAATGTGAAAGAAGATATCTTGGCAGAAGAGATTTACGTCTTCACACCAGATGGAACTGTGCGCTCGCTTCCGAAAGATTCCGGACCGATCGATTTTGCCTATGAAATCCACACCAAGGTTGGGGAAAAAGCGATTGGTGCCAAGGTCAACGGCCGGATGGTGCCCCTCAATACTAAACTTCGGACGGGAGATCAGGTGGAGATTATCACCAATGCCAACTCCTTTGGTCCGAGCCGTGACTGGCTGACACTTGTTAAAACCAGCAAGGCGCGCAATAAGATTCGTCAGTTCTTTAAAAATCAAGACAAGGAATTGTCGATTAACCGTGGTCGGGACCTCTTGATGGCCCAGTTCCACGAGCATGACTTGGTAGCCAATAAGTTCATGGACAAAAAGCACATGGACAAAGTGCTACAAAAATCAAGTTACAAGACAGAAGAAGCCTTGTTTGCGGCGATTGGTTTTGGAGAGATCGGAGCGATTACCATCTTTAACCGCTTGACGGAGGATGAACGCCGGGAAGAAGAGCGGGCTAAGGCACGCGCAGAAGCAGAAGAGCTGGTCAAAGGTGGCGAGGTCAAGGTTGAAAATAAAAAAGACACCTTGAAGGTCCGTCACGAAGGTGGCGTGGTTATCCAAGGTGCTTCTGGACTCTTAATTCGGATTGCTAAGTGCTGTAACCCAGTTCCAGGTGATGAAATCGTCGGCTACATCACCAAAGGGCGTGGTGTTGCGATTCACCGCCGAGACTGTATGAATCTTCGCGCTCAAGATAACTACGAGCAACGATTGATTGATGTCGAGTGGGAAGACAATAATACGACCAAGGACTACATCGCCCATATTGACATTTATGGACTCAACCGTGCAGGTCTTCTTAACGACGTGCTCCAAGTCCTCTCCAATACAGCTAAGATGATCTCAACTGTCAATGCTCAACCAACCAAAGATATGAAATTTGCCAATATCCACATTTCCTTTGGGATTCCGAACCTATCGATGTTGACAACAGTTGTGGATAAGATTAAGAGTGTGCCGGAGGTGTACTCTGTTAAGCGTACCAACGGCTAG
- the dtd gene encoding D-aminoacyl-tRNA deacylase: MKLVIQRVKSASVSIDGQVYNAIQQGLLLLVGVGPEDDQKDLEYAVRKVSQMRIFSDEEDKMNLSVKDIQGEILSISQFTLFAETKKGNRPAFTGAAKPDMASQLYDAFNDQLEKEVPVKRGIFGADMAIELINDGPVTILLDTKNP; the protein is encoded by the coding sequence ATGAAATTAGTGATTCAACGGGTCAAGAGTGCCTCGGTTTCCATTGATGGTCAAGTCTACAATGCGATCCAGCAAGGTTTGCTGCTTTTGGTGGGAGTAGGGCCTGAGGATGACCAAAAGGATTTGGAATATGCGGTTCGAAAGGTATCGCAGATGCGTATTTTTTCAGATGAGGAAGATAAGATGAATCTTTCAGTCAAAGATATCCAAGGAGAAATTTTGTCGATTTCTCAATTCACCCTCTTTGCGGAGACAAAAAAAGGCAACCGTCCTGCTTTTACAGGGGCTGCCAAGCCAGATATGGCCAGTCAGTTATATGATGCCTTTAATGATCAATTAGAAAAAGAAGTCCCTGTCAAACGAGGGATCTTTGGAGCCGATATGGCGATTGAATTGATCAATGATGGTCCAGTGACGATTTTGCTAGATACAAAAAATCCATAA
- a CDS encoding metal-dependent transcriptional regulator, which produces MTPNKEDYLKCIYEIGTEVEKISNKEIASRMQVSPPAVTEMIKRMISEGLLVKDKTHGYLLTDLGSQLVSDLYRKHRLIEVFLLENLGYTTEEVHEEAEVLEHTVSEHFIDRLDHMLGNPKTCPHGGTIPKKGERLVEAHQGRLSETTQPGLYILQRVYDTYELLKFLDQIHLQIGDTIAFQRYDDYTGLYHFVIHGQEISINQVIAQQLYIEKHAV; this is translated from the coding sequence ATGACACCAAACAAAGAAGATTACCTCAAGTGTATTTATGAAATTGGCACAGAAGTAGAAAAAATCAGTAATAAGGAAATCGCTAGTCGCATGCAGGTCTCTCCACCCGCTGTGACCGAGATGATTAAGCGCATGATCTCTGAGGGCCTCTTGGTGAAAGATAAGACCCATGGCTATCTACTAACAGATCTGGGCTCGCAATTGGTCTCTGATCTCTACCGCAAGCACCGCTTGATCGAAGTATTTCTGCTGGAAAATCTTGGCTACACAACTGAGGAAGTCCATGAAGAGGCAGAAGTTCTCGAGCATACCGTTTCTGAACATTTCATCGACCGACTGGATCACATGCTTGGGAATCCTAAGACCTGCCCTCACGGTGGGACAATTCCAAAGAAAGGCGAAAGGCTTGTCGAAGCCCACCAAGGCCGTCTCAGTGAAACGACCCAACCTGGTCTGTATATTCTGCAAAGGGTCTACGACACCTATGAATTGTTAAAATTCTTAGACCAGATCCATCTCCAAATTGGTGATACCATCGCGTTTCAACGGTACGATGACTACACAGGCCTCTATCACTTCGTTATCCATGGACAAGAAATTTCTATCAACCAAGTGATCGCCCAACAACTTTATATCGAAAAACATGCAGTCTAA
- a CDS encoding DUF3114 domain-containing protein — protein sequence MNRRELARLGWRENSLAYLEKHLQGYKDPQAYQEQYQSVFFFASPLFQNMWFQEIKDLTETAAQDLLRGVMKILLMPSDLSGTCEETAFLLSRMAPDCPPGSDFWKAFSRVVQIAFKKDHLADQSGDQLLKRQVHQLRYLLSSYQAQWIRTHEARAGQTDEEALQAYLQEARAITVDAYAAARLHNKVSLRSDGHLHYPSGAFQQVNFKVLLNFHTEYILDLAGHFLNEVDPVEISENGIVNGASFNYGLARGRTHKDLDIDPVKAWDPAFRKQVLYQQGVRYLAPKNDRGIEGYWSRKGVFAQGGQSYKQQVARRVRSFLRGIPRLRWRVLLQNGLHRIL from the coding sequence ATGAACAGACGGGAATTAGCGAGACTAGGCTGGAGAGAAAATAGTTTAGCCTATCTAGAGAAGCACTTGCAGGGATACAAAGATCCACAAGCCTACCAAGAACAATATCAGTCTGTCTTTTTCTTTGCCAGTCCTCTGTTTCAAAACATGTGGTTTCAAGAGATCAAAGATCTAACGGAAACTGCTGCCCAAGACTTGCTGAGGGGAGTCATGAAAATTCTTCTTATGCCAAGTGACTTGTCTGGAACTTGTGAAGAAACAGCCTTTCTTCTGAGTAGGATGGCTCCAGATTGTCCACCAGGTTCCGACTTTTGGAAGGCTTTTTCACGCGTCGTGCAAATCGCTTTTAAAAAGGATCACTTAGCAGATCAGTCGGGAGATCAGCTCTTGAAACGCCAGGTTCACCAGTTGCGCTACCTACTTTCAAGTTACCAGGCACAATGGATTCGGACGCATGAGGCAAGAGCTGGACAGACTGACGAAGAGGCCTTACAAGCTTACCTACAGGAGGCTAGAGCGATCACGGTGGATGCTTATGCGGCTGCTCGTCTTCACAATAAGGTCTCCCTAAGGTCAGATGGTCACCTTCATTATCCATCAGGGGCTTTCCAACAAGTCAATTTCAAGGTCTTGTTAAATTTTCATACGGAGTATATTCTCGATCTAGCTGGGCATTTCCTCAATGAAGTCGATCCAGTAGAAATTTCTGAAAATGGCATTGTCAATGGTGCCAGTTTTAACTACGGGTTGGCTAGGGGCCGGACCCATAAGGACTTAGATATTGACCCCGTCAAAGCTTGGGACCCAGCCTTTCGCAAGCAGGTCCTCTATCAGCAAGGTGTTCGCTATCTAGCTCCGAAGAATGACCGCGGTATCGAGGGATACTGGAGTCGAAAAGGAGTCTTTGCACAAGGAGGCCAGAGCTACAAGCAACAAGTAGCAAGACGCGTGCGAAGTTTCCTCAGAGGCATCCCTCGCTTACGCTGGCGGGTTCTCCTCCAGAATGGGCTCCATCGGATTTTATAA
- the tpx gene encoding thiol peroxidase, with protein sequence MATFLGNPVTFTGSQLQVGEMAHDFSLITPALEKKSLADFAGKKKVLSIIPSIDTGICSMQTRHFNKTLSDLEDTVVLTVSVDLPFAQGKWCAAEGIDNAIMLSDYYDHSFGKAYGLLINEWHLLARAVLVLDADNKVTYVEYLDNINSEPNYDAAIEAVKVLG encoded by the coding sequence ATGGCAACATTTTTAGGAAACCCTGTTACCTTTACCGGATCTCAACTTCAAGTAGGGGAAATGGCCCATGATTTTTCATTGATTACTCCAGCTCTGGAGAAGAAATCTTTAGCTGATTTTGCTGGGAAGAAAAAAGTCCTCAGCATCATCCCATCCATCGACACAGGGATCTGTTCGATGCAAACACGTCACTTCAACAAGACCTTATCGGACTTGGAAGACACTGTCGTCTTGACGGTCTCTGTCGACCTTCCTTTCGCTCAAGGTAAATGGTGTGCTGCTGAAGGGATCGACAATGCTATCATGCTCTCAGACTACTACGACCATTCCTTCGGAAAAGCCTACGGCCTCTTGATCAATGAGTGGCACTTGCTTGCGCGCGCTGTTTTGGTCCTAGATGCAGATAACAAGGTCACATACGTTGAATACCTAGATAACATCAACAGCGAACCAAATTACGACGCTGCAATCGAAGCCGTCAAAGTACTTGGATAA
- the fimA gene encoding metal ABC transporter substrate-binding lipoprotein/fibrin-binding adhesin FimA: protein MKKIASVLALFVALLFGLLACSKGASSGASGKLKVVTTNSILADMTKNIAGDKIELHSIVPVGKDPHEYEPLPEDVKKTSQADLIFYNGINLETGGNAWFTKLVKNANKVENKDYFAVSEGVDVIYLEGQNQAGKEDPHAWLNLENGILYAKNIAKQLIAKDPKNKDFYEKNLAAYTEKLSKLDQKAKQAFNNIPEEKKMIVTSEGCFKYFSKAYGVPSAYIWEINTEEEGTPDQIKTLVEKLRQTKVPALFVESSVDERPMKTVSKDTDIPIYAKIFTDSIAKEGEKGDSYYSMMKWNLDKIAEGLSQ, encoded by the coding sequence ATGAAAAAAATCGCTTCTGTCCTCGCCCTCTTTGTGGCGCTCTTATTTGGCCTTCTAGCCTGTAGCAAGGGGGCTTCTTCTGGAGCTTCTGGTAAATTGAAAGTGGTCACCACCAACTCCATCCTTGCAGATATGACCAAAAATATTGCTGGGGATAAGATCGAACTGCACAGTATCGTTCCCGTCGGCAAAGATCCCCACGAATACGAACCACTACCAGAAGATGTCAAAAAAACTTCGCAAGCAGACCTGATCTTCTACAACGGGATCAACCTCGAAACCGGTGGAAATGCTTGGTTTACCAAGTTGGTCAAAAATGCCAATAAAGTAGAAAACAAGGACTATTTCGCAGTGAGCGAGGGAGTCGACGTCATCTACCTAGAAGGCCAAAACCAAGCTGGAAAAGAAGATCCACATGCTTGGCTCAATCTCGAAAACGGGATCCTCTACGCTAAAAACATTGCCAAACAATTGATCGCCAAAGATCCGAAAAATAAGGACTTCTACGAAAAAAATCTAGCAGCCTACACTGAAAAACTCAGCAAGCTAGACCAAAAAGCCAAACAAGCATTCAATAACATCCCAGAAGAGAAAAAGATGATTGTGACCAGCGAAGGCTGTTTCAAGTACTTCTCAAAAGCCTATGGCGTCCCATCTGCCTATATCTGGGAAATCAATACGGAAGAAGAAGGCACACCTGACCAAATCAAAACACTGGTAGAAAAGCTCCGTCAAACCAAGGTGCCGGCCCTCTTTGTTGAATCCAGCGTCGATGAACGTCCTATGAAAACTGTCTCTAAAGATACCGACATCCCAATCTATGCAAAGATCTTCACGGATTCCATTGCCAAAGAAGGAGAAAAGGGCGATAGCTACTACAGCATGATGAAGTGGAACTTAGACAAGATCGCAGAAGGATTGAGTCAGTAA